A genomic stretch from Gammaproteobacteria bacterium includes:
- a CDS encoding NUDIX hydrolase, producing MNYCSRCGGKVALRVPAGDNRPRYVCPVCNTIHYSNPKIIAGCIPAWGDQVLLCRRAIEPRAGLWTLPAGFMESGETTPVAALRETLEEAHARVEIEALYSVFNLPHIDQVYMLFRARLCDLDFAPGAESLEVALFGEAEIPWDRLAFPVVRETLRMYFRDRAQGVFPLHVGDIERLPGAGAASYRIEFL from the coding sequence ATGAACTACTGCAGCCGCTGCGGCGGGAAGGTGGCGCTGCGGGTCCCGGCCGGCGATAACCGCCCGCGTTATGTGTGCCCGGTCTGCAATACCATCCACTACTCCAACCCGAAGATCATCGCCGGCTGTATTCCTGCCTGGGGTGATCAGGTCCTGCTGTGCCGGCGGGCCATCGAGCCGCGCGCCGGGTTGTGGACGCTGCCGGCCGGTTTCATGGAAAGTGGCGAGACGACCCCGGTCGCCGCTCTGCGTGAGACGCTCGAGGAGGCGCACGCGCGCGTCGAGATCGAGGCGCTGTACTCGGTCTTCAATCTGCCGCACATCGATCAGGTGTACATGCTGTTTCGCGCGCGTCTGTGCGATCTGGACTTCGCCCCCGGCGCCGAGAGCCTCGAAGTGGCGCTGTTCGGCGAGGCCGAGATCCCCTGGGATCGGCTGGCCTTCCCGGTGGTGCGCGAGACCCTGCGGATGTATTTCAGGGATCGTGCCCAGGGCGTGTTTCCGTTGCATGTCGGTGATATCGAACGTCTGCCGGGTGCGGGGGCGGCGAGCTACCGGATCGAATTTCTCTGA
- a CDS encoding mismatch-specific DNA-glycosylase — translation MHTLPDWLAPHLDIVSVGLNPSLNSVRAGFPFATPQNRFWRALNASGLIDEVLEPGPAAMQRLLEHHRIGFTDVVKRPTPGAAQLRAADFRRWAPRLTEKLLEAAPHLVWFHGKLAYRAFLRHGGSGDTAGRVDLDWGLQPRRIGSSRVCVTPNPSPANAVYSLDDLIVWYRKLTILRGPR, via the coding sequence ATGCACACGCTGCCGGACTGGCTGGCGCCGCACCTGGACATCGTGTCGGTTGGCTTGAATCCATCGCTCAACTCGGTGCGCGCCGGCTTTCCCTTCGCCACGCCGCAGAACCGCTTCTGGCGGGCATTGAACGCCAGTGGCCTGATCGATGAGGTGCTGGAACCGGGGCCGGCGGCGATGCAGCGTCTCCTCGAACACCATCGCATCGGTTTCACGGATGTCGTCAAGCGGCCCACGCCGGGTGCGGCGCAGCTGCGGGCGGCCGATTTCCGCCGGTGGGCGCCGCGGCTGACCGAAAAGTTGCTGGAGGCGGCGCCGCACCTGGTCTGGTTCCACGGCAAGCTGGCCTATCGCGCGTTCCTGCGACACGGTGGCAGTGGCGACACGGCGGGGCGTGTGGACCTGGATTGGGGGCTGCAGCCGCGGCGCATCGGCAGCAGCCGTGTCTGCGTAACACCGAATCCGAGCCCCGCCAACGCGGTCTATTCGCTCGACGACCTGATCGTCTGGTATCGTAAACTGACCATCCTGCGAGGCCCGCGATGA
- a CDS encoding LemA family protein, with translation MTWIVSLVVLSVVVLYGILLYNHLVALKHNVAKSWSNIDVLLKQRHDELPKLVEVCRQYMGYEQETLTKVMQARTAVAMARAGQDVPALGQAETQLRLGLGSLFAVAEAYPDLKADSQFQHLQQRITELEDGIADRREYYNESVNLNNVRIEQFPDVLIARQFGFGPFELLEFSGEEKVDIDIRGLFEHS, from the coding sequence GTGACCTGGATCGTATCCCTGGTAGTGCTCAGCGTCGTGGTGTTGTATGGCATCCTGCTCTACAACCATCTGGTGGCACTCAAGCACAACGTCGCCAAGAGCTGGTCGAACATCGATGTGCTGCTCAAGCAGCGCCACGATGAACTGCCCAAGCTGGTCGAGGTGTGCCGGCAGTACATGGGCTACGAGCAGGAGACGCTGACGAAAGTGATGCAGGCGCGCACGGCGGTGGCCATGGCGCGCGCGGGCCAGGACGTGCCGGCCCTGGGGCAGGCGGAGACCCAGCTGCGCCTGGGGCTGGGCAGCCTGTTCGCAGTGGCCGAAGCCTATCCCGATCTGAAGGCCGACAGCCAGTTCCAGCACCTGCAGCAGCGCATCACCGAACTGGAGGACGGCATCGCCGACCGGCGCGAGTACTACAACGAGAGCGTCAACCTCAACAACGTCCGGATCGAGCAGTTCCCCGACGTGCTGATCGCGCGCCAGTTCGGCTTCGGCCCCTTCGAGCTGCTGGAGTTCAGCGGGGAGGAAAAGGTGGACATCGATATCCGGGGCTTGTTCGAGCATTCCTGA
- a CDS encoding zinc metallopeptidase — protein sequence MHWLILALLVVGALFGPQLWVRHVMRRHSTPRADFPGSGGELARHLLDRLGLAEVGVDATDQGDHYDPVARVVRLRGEHFNGRSLTAVVIAAHEVGHAVQDASGYRPLRWRQRLLGFTQLAQQLGNGLIMATPLIAVITRMPSAGLLLLAAGLASLGSALLIHLITLPVEWDASFGRALPLLEAGQYIPAKDLPAARHILRAAAFTYVAGTLAGLLNFWRWLRLARR from the coding sequence ATGCACTGGCTGATCCTCGCTCTGCTGGTGGTCGGCGCACTGTTCGGACCACAGTTGTGGGTACGCCACGTCATGCGCCGCCACAGCACGCCGCGCGCGGACTTCCCCGGCAGCGGCGGCGAACTGGCGCGGCATCTGCTGGACCGTCTCGGGCTCGCTGAGGTCGGCGTCGACGCCACCGATCAGGGCGACCACTACGACCCCGTCGCCCGGGTGGTGCGTCTCCGTGGCGAGCACTTCAATGGCCGCTCGCTGACAGCGGTCGTGATCGCCGCCCACGAAGTCGGTCATGCCGTGCAGGATGCCAGCGGTTACCGGCCGTTGCGCTGGCGCCAGCGGCTGCTGGGCTTCACGCAGCTCGCCCAGCAGCTGGGTAACGGCCTGATCATGGCGACACCCCTGATTGCGGTCATCACCCGCATGCCCAGCGCCGGCCTGCTGCTGCTCGCCGCCGGTCTGGCGAGCCTCGGCTCGGCACTGCTGATCCATCTGATCACGCTGCCGGTCGAATGGGATGCGAGCTTCGGCCGCGCCCTGCCCCTGCTGGAAGCGGGGCAGTACATCCCCGCCAAAGATCTGCCCGCCGCCCGCCACATCCTGCGCGCCGCGGCCTTCACCTATGTGGCCGGGACGCTGGCCGGCCTCCTGAATTTTTGGCGCTGGCTGCGCCTCGCCCGCCGCTGA
- a CDS encoding E3 ubiquitin ligase family protein has translation MGFPELVVRVRELSPAGFWFVLAVLVTGVSAAFYFIWRSLHRARIVEDMPTARVRSAYQGYVELEGRGLLLDGPPIVGPLTGTHCLWYRYKIEHHETRGDGRGSHWGTLQAGVSDGLFALDDGTGRCLIDPEGAEVIPGEKDVWYGNAGFPRRGPPASKSWFRLGSGEYRYTEERLMPGDLYALGWFHTVDAAAGDLRADVVALLRDWKGDQPALLRRFDRDDDGRIDAEEWDAARAAAQAEALARRRDQPRAPTLHVLARAPSDRHPFLLSALSQRVLATRYRRRALAALVAFLIGTAVTLGYVAARVGG, from the coding sequence ATGGGATTCCCCGAGCTGGTCGTGCGGGTGCGCGAACTGTCGCCCGCAGGTTTCTGGTTCGTGCTGGCCGTGCTCGTCACCGGGGTGTCGGCGGCATTCTATTTCATCTGGCGCAGCCTGCATCGCGCCCGCATCGTCGAGGACATGCCGACCGCCCGGGTGCGCTCCGCGTATCAGGGCTACGTGGAGTTGGAAGGGCGGGGCCTGCTGCTCGACGGTCCGCCGATCGTCGGACCGCTCACCGGTACGCACTGCCTGTGGTACCGCTACAAGATCGAGCACCACGAGACCCGTGGCGACGGGCGCGGCAGTCACTGGGGTACGCTGCAGGCGGGTGTCAGCGACGGTCTGTTCGCGCTCGACGATGGCACTGGCCGCTGCCTCATCGATCCCGAGGGTGCCGAGGTGATCCCGGGGGAAAAGGATGTCTGGTATGGCAATGCCGGCTTCCCGCGCCGTGGCCCGCCGGCGTCGAAATCCTGGTTCCGGCTGGGCAGCGGTGAGTACCGCTATACAGAGGAGCGTCTGATGCCGGGTGACCTGTATGCCCTGGGCTGGTTCCACACCGTCGATGCGGCCGCGGGCGATCTGCGCGCCGACGTCGTTGCGCTGCTGCGTGACTGGAAGGGCGATCAGCCCGCCCTGCTGCGGCGTTTCGATCGCGACGACGACGGCCGCATCGACGCGGAGGAATGGGATGCGGCCCGCGCGGCGGCACAGGCTGAGGCCCTCGCCCGGCGCCGCGACCAGCCGCGTGCGCCAACCCTGCATGTACTGGCGCGTGCACCGAGCGACCGGCATCCCTTCCTGCTGTCGGCCCTGTCGCAGCGGGTGCTGGCCACGCGCTACCGACGCCGGGCGCTGGCCGCGCTGGTAGCGTTTCTGATCGGCACGGCCGTCACGCTCGGGTACGTCGCGGCACGCGTCGGCGGTTGA
- a CDS encoding DMT family transporter codes for MSVPAAFLGVILIWSTTPLAIQWSSEGAGFLFGVAARMWLGALVCVLFMALLRLPLPRHRAALRTYLVAGLGIFGAMSCVYWSAQFIPSGLISVLYGLTPMVTGVLASLWLEERAFSPARLFGMLAGLGGLAVIFGRDVGPQQLAVAGMLGVLASVVLHSLSSVWVKRIGADVPAFAVTGGGLLVAAPLFLISWLLFDGQAPTALTPRAAYAILYLGLMGSVVGFMLFYYVLRRMAASHLALVTLVTPVLALGLGHVLNDEALEARVWLGAGLILTGLVAHQWGDRLLLRGRRRSLVAEPQPAARRRGVAGPG; via the coding sequence ATGTCCGTGCCGGCCGCCTTTCTGGGCGTGATCCTGATCTGGTCGACGACACCGCTGGCGATCCAGTGGAGCAGCGAAGGCGCGGGCTTCCTGTTTGGCGTCGCCGCGCGCATGTGGCTGGGGGCGCTGGTCTGTGTGCTGTTCATGGCGCTGCTGCGCCTGCCGCTGCCACGCCATCGCGCCGCGTTGCGCACCTATCTGGTCGCCGGCCTGGGCATCTTCGGGGCGATGTCCTGCGTGTACTGGAGCGCGCAATTCATTCCCTCGGGCCTGATCTCGGTGCTGTACGGACTGACGCCCATGGTCACCGGTGTCCTGGCCTCGCTGTGGCTGGAGGAACGGGCCTTCTCGCCGGCACGGCTGTTCGGCATGCTGGCAGGTCTCGGTGGGCTGGCCGTGATCTTCGGCCGTGACGTCGGTCCGCAGCAGTTGGCGGTGGCGGGTATGCTCGGGGTGCTGGCCTCGGTGGTACTGCACTCGCTGAGCAGTGTCTGGGTCAAGCGCATCGGTGCCGACGTGCCGGCCTTCGCCGTGACCGGCGGCGGGCTGTTGGTGGCGGCGCCGCTGTTTCTGATCAGCTGGCTGCTGTTCGACGGCCAGGCGCCGACCGCACTCACGCCGCGTGCCGCCTATGCCATCCTGTATCTCGGCCTGATGGGCTCGGTGGTCGGCTTCATGCTGTTCTATTACGTGCTCCGGCGCATGGCCGCCAGCCACCTTGCCCTTGTCACCCTGGTGACGCCGGTACTGGCATTGGGGCTCGGTCATGTGCTCAACGACGAGGCGTTGGAGGCCCGGGTGTGGCTGGGGGCGGGATTGATCCTCACCGGCCTGGTGGCACACCAGTGGGGCGACCGGTTGCTGCTGCGTGGACGGCGGCGGTCGCTCGTCGCAGAACCGCAGCCGGCAGCTCGTCGACGGGGCGTCGCAGGCCCCGGGTGA